Proteins found in one Gigantopelta aegis isolate Gae_Host chromosome 12, Gae_host_genome, whole genome shotgun sequence genomic segment:
- the LOC121386567 gene encoding uncharacterized protein LOC121386567, translated as MATATKELNLVVMNANGPGSAENRRKGIAKLLDEEEPLLVFMQEFNWKNLHQRQWKSLEVPDYYQYVGHAEAGFVYDTREITLTRYDNNTDVIRMHERMRKKGDFTEYAELSRMCICVMTSKGAPSFKLLVIFWHGPHNGFKTSTKEEVVRSFCELVVLLKDEYQLPVIVGGDFNLKATSVEKCLHEDLHVIKLSKFTIDMLLVDKDDSHITDEDQLEKVKWNTDKEKVAFDHVPLKIAFHPLVSHRTNIGPAVVTDENQLEKVKWNTDKEKLAFDQVPLKIEG; from the coding sequence ATGGCGACAGCAACGAAAGAACTGAATTTGGTTGTCATGAACGCAAACGGGCCGGGAAGCGCAGAGAACAGGCGGAAAGGTATCGCGAAACTGCTAGACGAAGAAGAACCTCTGTTAGTTTTCATGCAAGAGTTTAACTGGAAGAACCTTCACCAAAGACAGTGGAAGAGTCTTGAAGTGCCGGATTATTATCAATACGTCGGGCACGCGGAGGCCGGTTTTGTGTACGacacaagggagataactctcacaCGATACGACAACAACACAGACGTTATTCGTATGCACGAACGGATGCGGAAAAAGGGTGACTTTACGGAATACGCCGAACTCTCCCGAATGTGCATCTGTGTGATGACGAGTAAAGGAGCCCCGAGTTTTAAACTGCTCGTCATCTTCTGGCACGGACCTCACAACGGCTTCAAAACCTCCACGAAGGAAGAGGTGGTCAGGTCGTTTTGTGAGCTCGTCGTTTTACTCAAGGACGAATATCAACTCCCGGTGATTGTGGGTGGAGACTTCAACTTGAAGGCGACCTCTGTGGAGAAGTGTCTGCACGAAGATCTCCACGTGATCAAACTGTCAAAGTTCACCATTGACATGTTACTGGTTGATAAGGACGACTCGCACATCACGGACGAGGATCAGCTCGAAAAAGTTAAGTGGAACACTGACAAAGAAAAGGTGGCCTTCGACCATGTTCCATTGAAGATAGCGTTTCATCCTTTAGTCTCTCATAGGACGAATATTGGTCCAGCAGTCGTTACAGACGAAAATCAGCTCGAAAAAGTTAAGTGGAACACTGACAAAGAGAAGCTGGCCTTCGACCAAGTTCCATTGAAGATTGAAGGTTGA